Proteins from one Cyclopterus lumpus isolate fCycLum1 chromosome 11, fCycLum1.pri, whole genome shotgun sequence genomic window:
- the LOC117738996 gene encoding zinc finger MYM-type protein 4-like isoform X2, giving the protein MSSKGAEIATRYRERRDADPDRRRKYLEKERDKWKKDRETGKKKSVNELSEREKRAKRKNWREVRSQARARKKCRDISCLCKREDGVLDCPRFNLQEVTLADVPVSSDEPSGCGKTPDNPGRPETLEVTEGTDGESMEAVSEPGPSVDVGDPERVRKASPSLSEHGEDYKPGNETVDTVLVRPVCSPGSPSESEKEETVEVKTEEEFEVKTEEEFEMKTEEEFESNEEHVAVKDDRCGDSPAAPDASEDTNMHKTSEELANTNTDTKECVDTQQEKEAAGGKLRVSVADDLDEMMDIGIVDQVEQEAQMNEEQQNSEMDMDGSRSPSCLNTASATEDGNSAEEEVDVKPTILPPPVEEEKVALDSVRSSLSPSSEATASTGRDSSSPATVMNGMKVVKLSIPRLDTVSESVRVATQTAKSSPSPPLVKVKDEPIDEEYEHALISSAFTASVKDEPDTAKEDLRIGSVFSVPPATERQPRPIVHPLSPHMCCCHCKKSLMKGQTAFQRKGSPALFCSTICLTTSLPSGRVTKICHNCQKLIIRPQDVILAPDAKGTMKEFCSQNCLTSFNSKKNLTNFKTLAPTKTTPQPLAPQSLCSMCTRFCISKHEVILSGAVHKICSDACFNRFRTVNNLSMAGCANCGSYCHSKPLMLKLEDSNKTLCNAECLAKYKENTKITKPCTMCRTTRLLVKMVDNKNSDDSVNLFCSSSCVMAFKVQTVSASGARLNCDSCGKNTVPAYHLAMSDTSIRNFCTLPCVMAFQEKFKKSQKQVNVFTKLPIGAAQIQSVTPIQTLQDVTKGPLKLKCFQCDSNIAFKPELLQIKDKLVFFCGMDCAHEFKKDNFVTSLCEYCKIEKITRDAKRINNRDCFFCSDGCKLLFRHDLTKNWGKHCHSCVYCHSMSKKLVTAQYGGSTEDFCSEDCRSKYTMLFCHVAKCDTCGHKGKLKQSLPMLGEVKHFCDLSCLLHFCCDTVATQGEIITGEATPVIANVISLAGPLTRKSNASQQQHTGTVFQSKNSGHISIQTDAVKVHPPPAPKILKNKAVLCRPLVQNKGVSCTTQTVDVEAQTDDVYPKILVVPVPVPVYIPVPMNMYSQFTPKALGLPLPVPVPVFLPVTMDSAERIMETIQEIKQKIPSDPFEAELILMAEMVAEQNEKNDKEEGPKEKKVSEKEKEKPEAAAPDDHGSNFSDDLDTDDLASFLNNWEDGSSDAGLRSPGRLCGQEKLNPILDIPAGATSEPYSEPPPPAPPPMDVEADFAVETLERMARLREQSQQSPSPPPAASRRRQAHRKAREKKGRKSQRSSKGAEASTQKGGANKAVAPDVPKLESQYGVDAWKRWIQWRQTQPNLEKPRFGSRPMELKDDVLRCTTAELSYGLCCFITELKRPNGEPYSPDSLFYLCLGIQQYLFENGRVENIFMDRFYNKFSTEFNNMLRDFKPSITASGYIHSRVEEGFLWDCKQLGAYSPIVLLNTLLFFCCKYFGFTTVEQHRQLSFAHVMRCTKTNPNNTKTTFLRFYPPISINEAETDPEVPVKKRKEEESKEDILEMMENTENPLRCPVRLYEFYLSKCSESVKQRTNLFYLHPERCCVPNSPLWFSFTPLDDGTMEGMLVRILTIRELHLGKRKAEGMEQKTSEDPPFIPPGEEGDGDSEG; this is encoded by the exons ATGAGCTCAAAAGGAGCTGAGATAGCAACGAGATATCGGGAACGCCGTGATGCTGACCcggacagaagaagaaagtaccttgagaaagagagggacaaatggaaaaaagacagagagactggAAAAAAGAAGAGTGTCAATGAActaagtgagagagagaaaagggcaAAAAGAAAGAACTGGAGAGAGGTAAGAAGCCAAGCCAGAGCTAGAAAGAAATGCCGAGACATTTCATGTCTGTGTAAAAGAGAGGACGGTGTTTTGGACTGCCCCCGCTTTAACCTTCAAGAGGTCACTCTAGCCGATGTTCCCGTTTCATCTGATGAGCCCTCAGGATGTGGAAAGACGCCAGATAACCCTGGGAGACCAGAAACGCTTGAG GTAACAGAGGGGACCGACGGAGAGTCCATGGAAGCTGTTTCAGAGCCGGGACCATCGGTGGATGTTGGAGACCCGGAGCGTGTTCGCAAAGCTTCTCCTAGCCTCTCTGAACATGGAGAGGACTACAAACCCGGGAATGAGACAGTCGACACTGTTTTGGTTCGCCCTGTTTGTTCGCCAGGGAGCCCCTCAGAGTCTGAAAAAGAGGAGACGGTTGAGGTGAAAACCGAGGAGGAGTTTGAGGTGAAAACCGAGGAGGAGTTTGAGATGAAAACCGAGGAGGAGTTTGAGTCGAACGAAGAACATGTGGCAGTAAAGGATGACCGCTGTGGGGACAGTCCTGCAGCACCTGATGCCAGCGAGGACACAAATATGCACAAGACCTCTGAGGAGCTGGCAAACACGAACACGGACACTAAGGAGTGCGTCGACACCcagcaggagaaggaggctGCTGGCGGTAAATTGAGGGTTTCTGTGGCGGACGACCTCGATGAGATGATGGACATCGGCATCGTGGATCAGGTGGAGCAGGAAGCTCAGATGAACGAGGAGCAGCAGAATAGTGAGATGGACATGGACGGCAGCCGCTCACCTTCCTGTTTGAACACGG CCTCGGCGACGGAAGACGGTAACTCTGCGGAGGAGGAAGTGGATGTGAAACCCACGATATTACCACCacctgtggaggaggagaaagtggcTTTAGACTCGGTGCGGTCCAGCTTGTCTCCGTCGTCTGAAGCCACGGCCAGCACAG GAAGGGACAGCTCATCACCAGCGACCGTGATGAACGGGATGAAAGTAGTTAAGCTGTCAATACCAAGATTAGACACTGTAAGT GAAAGCGTACGCGTTGCTACTCAGACGGCCAAGTCGTCTCCGTCGCCGCCTTTGGTCAAAGTGAAAGACGAGCCCATAGACGAAGAGTATGAACACGCGCTGATATCTTCTGCATTTACAGCAAGCGTGAAAGATGAGCCCGACACGGCAAAG GAGGACTTGAGGATCGGATCGGTCTTCTCTGTGCCCCCAGCAACTGAAAGGCAGCCGCGGCCCATCGTCCACCCCTTGTCGCCGCACATGTGCTGTTGCCACTGCAAGAAGAGCCTGATGAAAGGCCAGACGGCGTTCCAGCGGAAGGGCTCGCCAGCACTCTTCTGCTCCACCATCTGCCTCACCACGTCTCTCCCCTCAGGCAGAGTCACTAAGATCTGCCACAACTGCCAAAA GTTGATAATTCGGCCTCAGGACGTCATTCTGGCTCCAGATGCCAAAGGCACCATGAAGGAATTCTGCAGCCAGAACTGCCTGACCTCCTTCAACTCCAAGAAAAACCTCACCAACTTCAAGACACTTGCCCCCACCAAAACCACACCGCAGCCATTGGCCCCACAGTCGCTCTGCAGCATGTGCACAAGATTCTGCATT AGCAAACACGAGGTGATCCTGAGCGGTGCCGTCCACAAGATCTGCAGCGACGCCTGCTTCAACCGCTTCCGTACAGTGAACAACCTGTCCATGGCCGGATGTGCCAACTGCGGCTCCTACTGCCACAGCAAGCCGCTAATGCTGAAGCTGGAGGACAGCAACAAAACCCTGTGCAATGCAGAGTGTCTGGCCAAGTACAAAGAG AATACGAAGATAACCAAGCCGTGTACGATGTGTCGCACCACCCGGTTGCTGGTCAAGATGgttgacaacaaaaacagcGATGACTCTGTGAACCTCTTCTGTagcagcagctgtgtgatgGCATTCAAGGTCCAGACTGTCAGTGCATCAG GTGCTCGGTTGAATTGTGATAGTTGTGGGAAAAACACAGTGCCAGCCTACCACCTGGCCATGTCCGATACATCCATCAGGAACTTCTGCACTCTCCCTTGTGTCATGGCTTTCCAG GAAAAGTTCAAGAAGTCCCAGAAACAGGTGAACGTTTTTACCAAGCTGCCAATCGGCGCCGCCCAAATCCAGAGTGTCACTCCCATCCAAACCCTGCAAGACGTCACTAAAGGACCGCTGAAACTGAAATGCTTCCAGTGTGACAGCAACATAGCTTTTAAACCCGAACTTCTCCAGATCAAG gacaaGTTAGTTTTCTTCTGCGGCATGGACTGTGCTCACGAGTTCAAGAAAGACAACTTTGTGACGAGCCTGTGTGAATACTGCAAGATCGAAAAGATCACCAGAGACGCCAAGAGGATTAACAACCGAGACTGCTTCTTCTGCAGCGACG GCTGTAAGCTCCTCTTCAGACACGACCTGACTAAAAACTGGGGGAAACACTGTCACTCCTGCGTCTACTGCCACAGCATGTCCAAGAAGCTGGTGACTGCTCAGTACGGAGGCTCGACGGAGGATTTCTGCTCCGAGGATTGCCGGTCAAAATACACCATGCTCTTCTGCCAC GTTGCAAAGTGTGACACCTGCGGCCACAAAGGGAAACTGAAGCAGAGTCTGCCCATGCTGGGAGAGGTCAAACACTTCTGTGATCTGAGTTGTCTGCTCCATTTCTGCTGTGACACAGTGGCCACGCAGGGCGAGATCATCACAG GGGAGGCCACGCCGGTCATCGCCAACGTCATCTCGCTTGCTGGCCCTCTGACGAGGAAATCAAACGCCAGCcagcaacaacacacag GCACAGTCTTTCAATCAAAGAACTCTGGACAT ATCAGCATTCAGACAGATGCAGTGAAAGTCCATCCTCCGCCCGCCCCAAaaatcctgaagaacaaggccGTGCTCTGCAGACCGCTGGTGCAGAACAAAGGGGTCTCCTGTACAACACAGACCGTCGACGTCGAagcacagacag ACGACGTCTACCCTAAAATCCTGGTCGTTCCTGTCCCAGTGCCGGTGTATATTCCTGTACCCATGAACATGTACAGCCAGTTTACTCCCAAAGCTCTGGGCCTGCCATTACCG GTGCCTGTACCCGTGTTCCTTCCCGTGACCATGGACAGCGCTGAGCGCATCATGGAAACCATCCAGGAGATCAAGCAAAAGATCCCGTCGGACCCCTTCGAGGCAGAACTCATCCTTATGGCCGAGATGGTCGCGGAACAGAATGAGAAGAATGACAAAGAGGAGGGACCAAAGGAGAAAAAAGTGtctgagaaggagaaggagaaaccaGAAGCAGCTGCTCCGGATG ACCACGGCAGCAACTTCAGCGACGACTTGGACACGGACGACTTGGCTAGTTTCCTCAACAACTGGGAGGACGGCTCCTCTGATGCGGGACTCCGGTCTCCCGGCCGACTGTGCGGTCAGGAAAAGCTCAACCCGATCCTTGACATCCCTGCGGGCGCAACCAGTGAGCCTTACTCCGaacccccacctccagctccgcCTCCCATGGACGTCGAAGCTGACTTCGCTGTCg AAACTCTGGAGAGGATGGCCCGGTTGAGAGAGCAGTCCCAGCAATCCCCGAGCCCTCCGCCTGCAGCTTCGAGACGACGACAAGCTCACAGGAAAGCCCGAGAAAAGAAG GGTCGTAAGTCACAGCGGTCATCTAAGGGGGCTGAAGCGTCGACTCAAAAAGGCGGCGCCAACAAGGCCGTGGCTCCAGACGTCCCAAAACTGGAGAGTCAATATGGAGTTGATGCCTGGAAGCGATGGATCCAGTGGAGGCAAACTCAACCCAACCTGGAGAAACCCCGCTTCGGTT CTCGGCCCATGGAGTTGAAGGATGATGTTCTTCGCTGCACCACTGCTGAGCTGAGCTACGGCCTCTGCTGCTTCATCACTGAGCTGAAACGACCCAACGGAGAGCCGTACTCCCCCGACAGCCTGTTCTACCTCTGCCTCGGCATTCAGCAG TACCTGTTTGAGAACGGTCGTGTGGAGAACATATTCATGGATCGGTTCTACAACAAATTCTCCACTGAGTTCAATAATATGCTAAGAGATTTCAAACCCTCAATCACAGCAAGTG gctaCATCCACTCCCGTGTGGAGGAGGGGTTTCTGTGGGACTGCAAACAGCTGGGGGCGTACTCTCCCATCGTCCTCCTCAACACTCTGCTCTTCTTCTGCTGCAAGTACTTTGGCTTCACCACAGTGGAGCAGCACCGCCAGCTGTCCTTCGCCCACGTCATGCGCTGCACCAAGACCAACCCGAACAACACCAAGACCACCTTCCTGCGCTTCTACCCGCCAATATCCATAAACGAAGCAGAGACAG ATCCAGAGGTTCCTGTGAAGAAGcgtaaggaggaggagagcaaagagGATATTCTAGAGATGATGGAGAACACGGAGAACCCTCTCCGCTGTCCAGTCAGACTCTACGAGTTCTACCTCTCTAAGTG CTCGGAGTCGGTCAAGCAGCGCACCAACCTGTTCTACCTTCACCCCGAGCGCTGCTGCGTCCCCAACAGCCCCCTGTGGTTCTCCTTCACCCCTCTGGACGACGGCACCATGGAGGGCATGCTCGTCCGCATCCTCACCATCAGAGAACTGCATCTGGGGAAGAGGAAAGCTGAAGGGATGGAGCAGAAGACCTCTGAGGACCCACCATTTATACCACCTGGCGAGGAGGGAGATGGGGATTCAGAGGGATGA
- the LOC117738996 gene encoding zinc finger MYM-type protein 4-like isoform X4, with amino-acid sequence MSSKGAEIATRYRERRDADPDRRRKYLEKERDKWKKDRETGKKKSVNELSEREKRAKRKNWREVRSQARARKKCRDISCLCKREDGVLDCPRFNLQEVTLADVPVSSDEPSGCGKTPDNPGRPETLEVTEGTDGESMEAVSEPGPSVDVGDPERVRKASPSLSEHGEDYKPGNETVDTVLVRPVCSPGSPSESEKEETVEVKTEEEFEVKTEEEFEMKTEEEFESNEEHVAVKDDRCGDSPAAPDASEDTNMHKTSEELANTNTDTKECVDTQQEKEAAGGKLRVSVADDLDEMMDIGIVDQVEQEAQMNEEQQNSEMDMDGSRSPSCLNTASATEDGNSAEEEVDVKPTILPPPVEEEKVALDSVRSSLSPSSEATASTGRDSSSPATVMNGMKVVKLSIPRLDTESVRVATQTAKSSPSPPLVKVKDEPIDEEYEHALISSAFTASVKDEPDTAKEDLRIGSVFSVPPATERQPRPIVHPLSPHMCCCHCKKSLMKGQTAFQRKGSPALFCSTICLTTSLPSGRVTKICHNCQKLIIRPQDVILAPDAKGTMKEFCSQNCLTSFNSKKNLTNFKTLAPTKTTPQPLAPQSLCSMCTRFCISKHEVILSGAVHKICSDACFNRFRTVNNLSMAGCANCGSYCHSKPLMLKLEDSNKTLCNAECLAKYKENTKITKPCTMCRTTRLLVKMVDNKNSDDSVNLFCSSSCVMAFKVQTVSASGARLNCDSCGKNTVPAYHLAMSDTSIRNFCTLPCVMAFQEKFKKSQKQVNVFTKLPIGAAQIQSVTPIQTLQDVTKGPLKLKCFQCDSNIAFKPELLQIKDKLVFFCGMDCAHEFKKDNFVTSLCEYCKIEKITRDAKRINNRDCFFCSDGCKLLFRHDLTKNWGKHCHSCVYCHSMSKKLVTAQYGGSTEDFCSEDCRSKYTMLFCHVAKCDTCGHKGKLKQSLPMLGEVKHFCDLSCLLHFCCDTVATQGEIITGEATPVIANVISLAGPLTRKSNASQQQHTGTVFQSKNSGHISIQTDAVKVHPPPAPKILKNKAVLCRPLVQNKGVSCTTQTVDVEAQTDDVYPKILVVPVPVPVYIPVPMNMYSQFTPKALGLPLPVPVPVFLPVTMDSAERIMETIQEIKQKIPSDPFEAELILMAEMVAEQNEKNDKEEGPKEKKVSEKEKEKPEAAAPDDHGSNFSDDLDTDDLASFLNNWEDGSSDAGLRSPGRLCGQEKLNPILDIPAGATSEPYSEPPPPAPPPMDVEADFAVETLERMARLREQSQQSPSPPPAASRRRQAHRKAREKKGRKSQRSSKGAEASTQKGGANKAVAPDVPKLESQYGVDAWKRWIQWRQTQPNLEKPRFGSRPMELKDDVLRCTTAELSYGLCCFITELKRPNGEPYSPDSLFYLCLGIQQYLFENGRVENIFMDRFYNKFSTEFNNMLRDFKPSITASGYIHSRVEEGFLWDCKQLGAYSPIVLLNTLLFFCCKYFGFTTVEQHRQLSFAHVMRCTKTNPNNTKTTFLRFYPPISINEAETDPEVPVKKRKEEESKEDILEMMENTENPLRCPVRLYEFYLSKCSESVKQRTNLFYLHPERCCVPNSPLWFSFTPLDDGTMEGMLVRILTIRELHLGKRKAEGMEQKTSEDPPFIPPGEEGDGDSEG; translated from the exons ATGAGCTCAAAAGGAGCTGAGATAGCAACGAGATATCGGGAACGCCGTGATGCTGACCcggacagaagaagaaagtaccttgagaaagagagggacaaatggaaaaaagacagagagactggAAAAAAGAAGAGTGTCAATGAActaagtgagagagagaaaagggcaAAAAGAAAGAACTGGAGAGAGGTAAGAAGCCAAGCCAGAGCTAGAAAGAAATGCCGAGACATTTCATGTCTGTGTAAAAGAGAGGACGGTGTTTTGGACTGCCCCCGCTTTAACCTTCAAGAGGTCACTCTAGCCGATGTTCCCGTTTCATCTGATGAGCCCTCAGGATGTGGAAAGACGCCAGATAACCCTGGGAGACCAGAAACGCTTGAG GTAACAGAGGGGACCGACGGAGAGTCCATGGAAGCTGTTTCAGAGCCGGGACCATCGGTGGATGTTGGAGACCCGGAGCGTGTTCGCAAAGCTTCTCCTAGCCTCTCTGAACATGGAGAGGACTACAAACCCGGGAATGAGACAGTCGACACTGTTTTGGTTCGCCCTGTTTGTTCGCCAGGGAGCCCCTCAGAGTCTGAAAAAGAGGAGACGGTTGAGGTGAAAACCGAGGAGGAGTTTGAGGTGAAAACCGAGGAGGAGTTTGAGATGAAAACCGAGGAGGAGTTTGAGTCGAACGAAGAACATGTGGCAGTAAAGGATGACCGCTGTGGGGACAGTCCTGCAGCACCTGATGCCAGCGAGGACACAAATATGCACAAGACCTCTGAGGAGCTGGCAAACACGAACACGGACACTAAGGAGTGCGTCGACACCcagcaggagaaggaggctGCTGGCGGTAAATTGAGGGTTTCTGTGGCGGACGACCTCGATGAGATGATGGACATCGGCATCGTGGATCAGGTGGAGCAGGAAGCTCAGATGAACGAGGAGCAGCAGAATAGTGAGATGGACATGGACGGCAGCCGCTCACCTTCCTGTTTGAACACGG CCTCGGCGACGGAAGACGGTAACTCTGCGGAGGAGGAAGTGGATGTGAAACCCACGATATTACCACCacctgtggaggaggagaaagtggcTTTAGACTCGGTGCGGTCCAGCTTGTCTCCGTCGTCTGAAGCCACGGCCAGCACAG GAAGGGACAGCTCATCACCAGCGACCGTGATGAACGGGATGAAAGTAGTTAAGCTGTCAATACCAAGATTAGACACT GAAAGCGTACGCGTTGCTACTCAGACGGCCAAGTCGTCTCCGTCGCCGCCTTTGGTCAAAGTGAAAGACGAGCCCATAGACGAAGAGTATGAACACGCGCTGATATCTTCTGCATTTACAGCAAGCGTGAAAGATGAGCCCGACACGGCAAAG GAGGACTTGAGGATCGGATCGGTCTTCTCTGTGCCCCCAGCAACTGAAAGGCAGCCGCGGCCCATCGTCCACCCCTTGTCGCCGCACATGTGCTGTTGCCACTGCAAGAAGAGCCTGATGAAAGGCCAGACGGCGTTCCAGCGGAAGGGCTCGCCAGCACTCTTCTGCTCCACCATCTGCCTCACCACGTCTCTCCCCTCAGGCAGAGTCACTAAGATCTGCCACAACTGCCAAAA GTTGATAATTCGGCCTCAGGACGTCATTCTGGCTCCAGATGCCAAAGGCACCATGAAGGAATTCTGCAGCCAGAACTGCCTGACCTCCTTCAACTCCAAGAAAAACCTCACCAACTTCAAGACACTTGCCCCCACCAAAACCACACCGCAGCCATTGGCCCCACAGTCGCTCTGCAGCATGTGCACAAGATTCTGCATT AGCAAACACGAGGTGATCCTGAGCGGTGCCGTCCACAAGATCTGCAGCGACGCCTGCTTCAACCGCTTCCGTACAGTGAACAACCTGTCCATGGCCGGATGTGCCAACTGCGGCTCCTACTGCCACAGCAAGCCGCTAATGCTGAAGCTGGAGGACAGCAACAAAACCCTGTGCAATGCAGAGTGTCTGGCCAAGTACAAAGAG AATACGAAGATAACCAAGCCGTGTACGATGTGTCGCACCACCCGGTTGCTGGTCAAGATGgttgacaacaaaaacagcGATGACTCTGTGAACCTCTTCTGTagcagcagctgtgtgatgGCATTCAAGGTCCAGACTGTCAGTGCATCAG GTGCTCGGTTGAATTGTGATAGTTGTGGGAAAAACACAGTGCCAGCCTACCACCTGGCCATGTCCGATACATCCATCAGGAACTTCTGCACTCTCCCTTGTGTCATGGCTTTCCAG GAAAAGTTCAAGAAGTCCCAGAAACAGGTGAACGTTTTTACCAAGCTGCCAATCGGCGCCGCCCAAATCCAGAGTGTCACTCCCATCCAAACCCTGCAAGACGTCACTAAAGGACCGCTGAAACTGAAATGCTTCCAGTGTGACAGCAACATAGCTTTTAAACCCGAACTTCTCCAGATCAAG gacaaGTTAGTTTTCTTCTGCGGCATGGACTGTGCTCACGAGTTCAAGAAAGACAACTTTGTGACGAGCCTGTGTGAATACTGCAAGATCGAAAAGATCACCAGAGACGCCAAGAGGATTAACAACCGAGACTGCTTCTTCTGCAGCGACG GCTGTAAGCTCCTCTTCAGACACGACCTGACTAAAAACTGGGGGAAACACTGTCACTCCTGCGTCTACTGCCACAGCATGTCCAAGAAGCTGGTGACTGCTCAGTACGGAGGCTCGACGGAGGATTTCTGCTCCGAGGATTGCCGGTCAAAATACACCATGCTCTTCTGCCAC GTTGCAAAGTGTGACACCTGCGGCCACAAAGGGAAACTGAAGCAGAGTCTGCCCATGCTGGGAGAGGTCAAACACTTCTGTGATCTGAGTTGTCTGCTCCATTTCTGCTGTGACACAGTGGCCACGCAGGGCGAGATCATCACAG GGGAGGCCACGCCGGTCATCGCCAACGTCATCTCGCTTGCTGGCCCTCTGACGAGGAAATCAAACGCCAGCcagcaacaacacacag GCACAGTCTTTCAATCAAAGAACTCTGGACAT ATCAGCATTCAGACAGATGCAGTGAAAGTCCATCCTCCGCCCGCCCCAAaaatcctgaagaacaaggccGTGCTCTGCAGACCGCTGGTGCAGAACAAAGGGGTCTCCTGTACAACACAGACCGTCGACGTCGAagcacagacag ACGACGTCTACCCTAAAATCCTGGTCGTTCCTGTCCCAGTGCCGGTGTATATTCCTGTACCCATGAACATGTACAGCCAGTTTACTCCCAAAGCTCTGGGCCTGCCATTACCG GTGCCTGTACCCGTGTTCCTTCCCGTGACCATGGACAGCGCTGAGCGCATCATGGAAACCATCCAGGAGATCAAGCAAAAGATCCCGTCGGACCCCTTCGAGGCAGAACTCATCCTTATGGCCGAGATGGTCGCGGAACAGAATGAGAAGAATGACAAAGAGGAGGGACCAAAGGAGAAAAAAGTGtctgagaaggagaaggagaaaccaGAAGCAGCTGCTCCGGATG ACCACGGCAGCAACTTCAGCGACGACTTGGACACGGACGACTTGGCTAGTTTCCTCAACAACTGGGAGGACGGCTCCTCTGATGCGGGACTCCGGTCTCCCGGCCGACTGTGCGGTCAGGAAAAGCTCAACCCGATCCTTGACATCCCTGCGGGCGCAACCAGTGAGCCTTACTCCGaacccccacctccagctccgcCTCCCATGGACGTCGAAGCTGACTTCGCTGTCg AAACTCTGGAGAGGATGGCCCGGTTGAGAGAGCAGTCCCAGCAATCCCCGAGCCCTCCGCCTGCAGCTTCGAGACGACGACAAGCTCACAGGAAAGCCCGAGAAAAGAAG GGTCGTAAGTCACAGCGGTCATCTAAGGGGGCTGAAGCGTCGACTCAAAAAGGCGGCGCCAACAAGGCCGTGGCTCCAGACGTCCCAAAACTGGAGAGTCAATATGGAGTTGATGCCTGGAAGCGATGGATCCAGTGGAGGCAAACTCAACCCAACCTGGAGAAACCCCGCTTCGGTT CTCGGCCCATGGAGTTGAAGGATGATGTTCTTCGCTGCACCACTGCTGAGCTGAGCTACGGCCTCTGCTGCTTCATCACTGAGCTGAAACGACCCAACGGAGAGCCGTACTCCCCCGACAGCCTGTTCTACCTCTGCCTCGGCATTCAGCAG TACCTGTTTGAGAACGGTCGTGTGGAGAACATATTCATGGATCGGTTCTACAACAAATTCTCCACTGAGTTCAATAATATGCTAAGAGATTTCAAACCCTCAATCACAGCAAGTG gctaCATCCACTCCCGTGTGGAGGAGGGGTTTCTGTGGGACTGCAAACAGCTGGGGGCGTACTCTCCCATCGTCCTCCTCAACACTCTGCTCTTCTTCTGCTGCAAGTACTTTGGCTTCACCACAGTGGAGCAGCACCGCCAGCTGTCCTTCGCCCACGTCATGCGCTGCACCAAGACCAACCCGAACAACACCAAGACCACCTTCCTGCGCTTCTACCCGCCAATATCCATAAACGAAGCAGAGACAG ATCCAGAGGTTCCTGTGAAGAAGcgtaaggaggaggagagcaaagagGATATTCTAGAGATGATGGAGAACACGGAGAACCCTCTCCGCTGTCCAGTCAGACTCTACGAGTTCTACCTCTCTAAGTG CTCGGAGTCGGTCAAGCAGCGCACCAACCTGTTCTACCTTCACCCCGAGCGCTGCTGCGTCCCCAACAGCCCCCTGTGGTTCTCCTTCACCCCTCTGGACGACGGCACCATGGAGGGCATGCTCGTCCGCATCCTCACCATCAGAGAACTGCATCTGGGGAAGAGGAAAGCTGAAGGGATGGAGCAGAAGACCTCTGAGGACCCACCATTTATACCACCTGGCGAGGAGGGAGATGGGGATTCAGAGGGATGA